From Motacilla alba alba isolate MOTALB_02 chromosome 4A, Motacilla_alba_V1.0_pri, whole genome shotgun sequence, one genomic window encodes:
- the AGTR2 gene encoding type-2 angiotensin II receptor, which yields MQSNYSLLVTTRESLQVLSTALTNSSAVSHSSPPCPVTSSDYQFSLIPALFSAVFVLGLVGNSVVVVVLCRHTGPKTVANIYIFNLAMADLLCLATLPFWATYYAQGYNWLFGSLMCKISSSVLCLNMFASIFFITCMSVDRYHAIVHPIHSQRRTPQQAYFVALVVWGLACLSSLPTFYFRDTYYVESLEVNACIMAFPYENYAQWSVATAFLKNTLGFFIPLAVITTCYIWIRRHLLKAQQFGKSRQKRDKVLKLVAAVVMAFLISWLPFHVLTFLNALAHMDVIASCEVVGLIDTALPFGICMAFANSCTNPLLYCFIGNQFQEKLHRLFKRRVHQLSSHRESSSARRGSCFREAETPMGKEGEPESFL from the coding sequence ATGCAGAGCAATTACTCCCTGCTTGTCACCACCAGGGAAAGTCTCCAAGTCCTGTCCACAGCACTGACAAACTCATCGGCTGTGTCACActcatcccctccctgccccgttACCTCTTCAGATTATCAGTTTTCACTAATTCCAGCCCTCTTCTCTGCGGTTTTTGTTCTTGGCTTGGTTGGCAACAGCGTGGTGGTTGTGGTGCTCTGTCGTCACACTGGCCCCAAGACAGTCGCTAATATCTACATTTTCAACCTGGCCATGGCAGacctgctgtgcctggccaCCCTCCCCTTCTGGGCCACCTACTACGCTCAGGGATACAACTGGCTCTTCGGGTCCCTCATGTGCAAGATCTCCAGTTCTGTCCTGTGTCTCAATATgtttgcaagtatttttttcattacgTGCATGAGCGTGGACCGGTACCACGCCATTGTCCATCCTATCCACTCCCAGAGGAGAACTCCACAACAAGCTTATTTTGTGGCATTGGTTGTGTGGGGCCTCGCCTGTTTGTCCTCCCTCCCAACTTTTTATTTCCGAGACACTTACTATGTTGAAAGCTTGGAGGTCAATGCTTGCATTATGGCCTTTCCTTATGAGAACTATGCACAATGGTCTGTGGCAACAGCCTTCCTGAAAAACACCCTGGGCTTCTTCATCCCCTTGGCAGTGATCACCACCTGCTACATCTGGATCAGGAGGCACTTGCTTAAAGCACAGCAGTTTgggaaaagcaggcagaagaGGGACAAAGTCCTGAAGCTGGTGGCTGCTGTTGTCATGGCCTTCCTGATCTCCTGGCTGCCATTCCACGTTCTAACGTTTTTGAATGCTTTGGCTCACATGGACGTCATTGCCAGCTGTGAGGTGGTGGGGCTCATCGACACGGCGCTGCCCTTCGGCATCTGCATGGCCTTCGCCAACAGCTGCACCAACCCCCTGCTCTACTGCTTCATTGGCAACCAGTTCCAGGAGAAGCTGCACCGCCTGTTCAAGAGAAGGGTTCACCAGCTCAGCAGCCACCGGGAGAGCTCCTCGGCCAGGAGGGGCAGCTGCTTCAGAGAGGCTGAAACCCCCATGGGCAAAGAAGGGGAACCTGAGTCCTTCCTGTAG